Proteins encoded in a region of the Perca fluviatilis chromosome 6, GENO_Pfluv_1.0, whole genome shotgun sequence genome:
- the agtpbp1 gene encoding cytosolic carboxypeptidase 1 isoform X4, giving the protein MEYRYTRTYYQSVVSPDPPEKSGKEVMSKGSSGMEVILASLENTRDVQTTLNILYILSELLTVGRGRRVGVFVSKGGTGILFQILITAIKELPPSEELMLQLHSLLAKVGPKDRKFGVKARLSGALNVTVNLIKQNLQNTKLLLPCLQVLRVYSTNSVNAISLGKNGVVELMFKIVAPYSKKNTSLLKVALDALGALLKSKTNARRAVDGGHVPVLLALYQDWHRNDTRHRHMLIRKGLLVCLRNITNIKLGRKAFLDADGMRILYNSSTECLPVRTLDPLVNTSSLIMRKCFPKNRLPLPTIKSAFQYQLPHVPAVGPVAQLYSQPPGGRKNHQLCDRPLKKVDDVVDESDDNEETDADTENDTEDDEKDQRTANDDIETDLNKLHPRKNPGRPFEELRVYERFFLELSEDFQGYNFESSKSASTTSSSFSSSSASTRSTRPIIVPTAQALSPKLAPKSGSQADCNSTKGQHTLPSPSVPTPTPPASLTPLELDTIHLTKDQDKKEEPRIPSPDTCTTFSSLARPPSQGQMIEQDLAHVLECVSLEEEGALNTGEGGGRGVKQEGSPVNATRHIQSPLLLGGIATRRVGGGGSNWGSDCGSEGAEDEGGEGAVLEVPDTALLLPLHDPDLYVEMVKGTHSVPQYAEVAYPDYFGHVAPTFREPLQERVYGVQRSKIFQDTERLIHPNDIVDKVVYDLDIPSCPVIEDDGESLKFNSQFESGNLRKAVQIRKYEYDLVLNSDINSNHYHQWFYFEVSGMRVGTTYRFNIINSEKSNSQFNYGMQVLMYSVQEAISGRPRWVRTGTDICYYKNHFARSSIAAGGQKGKSYYTMTFSTSFSHKDDVCYFAYHYPYTYSTLKMHLSKLEALRTPEIYLRQDVLCKTLGGNSCPLLTITAMPESNSNDHICQFRNRPLIFLSARVHPGETNASWVMKGTLEFLMSTSPLAASLREAYIFKIIPMLNPDGVVNGNHRCSLSGEDLNRQWQNPNPELHPTIYHTKSLLQYLAHIQRAPLVFCDYHGHSRKKNVFMYGCSVKETVWQSNISATSSDLQEDLGYRALPKILSQIAPAFSMASCSFVVERSKESTARVVVWREIGVQCSYTMESTLCGCDQGKYKGLQIGTRELEEMGAQFCVALLRLKRLTGLRNHQHLLDLESDIIGTQAKVVSSSPTTYVMEEDEPPFLEPIDYSAESNDEDAEPENEHAAEVQGNPDHLDQLSDSETNHRD; this is encoded by the exons AGAAGAGCGGGAAAGAGGTTATGTCCAAAGGTTCCAGTGGCATGGAGGTCATCCTGGCTTCACTGGAG AACACCAGGGATGTCCAGACCACTCTTAACATTTTGTACATTCTCAGTGAGCTGCTGACTGTGG GCAGAGGTCGCAGGGTGGGAGTATTTGTGTCTAAAGGAGGAACAGGAATATTATTCCAGATTCTGATCACTGCCATTAAAGAGTTGCCTCCCAGTGAAGAACTCATGCTTCAGCTTCACTCACTGCTCGCCAAGGTTGGCCCAAAAG ACCGAAAGTTTGGAGTGAAGGCGCGCTTGAGTGGAGCGCTGAACGTCACAGTCAACTTAATAAAACAGAACCTACAGAATACCAAACTGCTTCTGCCCTGCCTGCAGGTTCTCAGGGTTTACTCCACCAACT CGGTGAATGCTATTTCTTTGGGAAAGAACGGAGTGGTGGAGCTCATGTTCAAGATTGTCGCGCCGTACAGCAAGAAGAACACCAGCCTGCTTAA GGTAGCTCTGGATGCACTGGGAGCACTGCTCAAATCCA AAACGAATGCTCGCCGTGCAGTGGATGGTGGACATGTGCCAGTCCTGCTGGCTCTGTACCAGGACTGGCATCGCAATGACACACGGCATCGCCACATGCTGATTCGCAAAGGGCTGCTGGTCTGCCTCAGGAACATCACCAACATAAAGCTTGGCAGGAAAGCATTCCTAGACGCTGATGGCATGAGGATCCTCTACAACTCATCCACT GAGTGTCTCCCGGTGCGGACTCTGGATCCACTTGTCAACACTTCGAGTCTCATCATGAGGAAGTGTTTTCCTAAGAACCGTCTGCCTTTGCCCACCATCAAATCGGCCTTCCAATACCAGCTGCCACATGTACCTGCTGTCGGCCCTGTGGCGCAGCTGTACAGCCAGCCACCTGGGG GAAGAAAAAATCATCAGCTCTGCGACAGGCCCTTAAAGAAGG TGGACGATGTGGTGGATGAAAGTGATGATAACGAGGAGACCGACGCGGACACAGAGAACGATACTGAGGACGACGAAAAGGATCAGCGCACTGCG AATGATGACATAGAGACGGACCTAAACAAACTACATCCCAGAAAGAACCCTGGTCGTCCGTTCGAGGAGTTGAGGGTCTATGAGAGGTTTTTCTTGGAGCTTTCTGAAGACTTCCAG GGTTATAACTTTGAATCCTCAAAGAGTGCCTCTACCACATCATCATCTTTCTCCTCATCATCAGCCTCAACTCGATCCACTCGGCCAATCATAGTGCCCACAGCTCAAGCCCTGTCCCCAAAGCTTGCCCCCAAATCAGGCTCTCAGGCGGATTGTAACTCtaccaaaggacaacacacccTGCCGTCTCCTTCTGTGCCCACTCCTACTCCGCCTGCTTCTCTAACACCTCTAGAACTGGACACCATCCACCTCACCAAGGACCAAGACAAAAAAGAGGAGCCCCGGATTCCTTCCCCCGACACATGTACAACATTTTCCTCTCTCGCTAGGCCTCCTTCTCAAGGGCAGATGATAGAACAGGACCTAGCACATGTGTTGGAGTGTGTCTCTCTAGAAGAGGAGGGGGCTCTGAAcacaggagaaggaggaggaaggggagtcAAACAAGAAGGATCTCCAGTCAATGCCACGAGGCACATACAGTCTCCTCTGCTCTTGGGGGGCATCGCTACTCGTCGTGTGGGAGGAGGCGGAAGTAACTGGGGCTCAGATTGTGGCTCAGAGGGTGCTGAGGATGAGGGAGGGGAAGGAGCAGTCCTGGAGGTGCCAGACACAGCGCTGCTCCTCCCGCTGCATGACCCAGACCTTTATGTGGAGATGGTGAAGGGAACACACTCCGTACCCCAGTACGCTGAAGTGGCTTACCCAGACTACTTTGGCCATGTAGCCCCAACATTTAGGGAGCCCCTTCAGGAGAGAGTTTATGGTGTACAGAG GTCTAAAATATTCCAGGACACTGAGAGGTTGATTCATCCAAATGATATCGTGGACAAAGTAGTTTACGACCTGGACATTCCTAG TTGTCCTGTTATTGAAGATGATGGCGAATCACTGAAGTTTAACTCTCAGTTTGAGTCTGGCAACCTCAGGAAGGCAGTTCAGATTAGGAA ATACGAGTATGACCTTGTGCTGAATTCGGACATCAACAGTAATCACTACCACCAGTGGTTCTACTTTGAGGTGAGCGGCATGCGTGTTGGAACCACCTACCGCTTCAACATCATCAACTCTGAGAAGTCAAACAGCCAGTTCAACTACG GCATGCAGGTGCTGATGTACTCTGTGCAGGAGGCGATCAGTGGCAGGCCTCGCTGGGTCAGAACAGGAACAGATATCTGTTACTACAA GAATCACTTTGCAAGGAGTTCCATTGCAGCTGGTGGTCAGAAAGGAAAGTCCTATTATACAATGACCTTCAGCACGAGCTTCAGCCATAAGGATGATGTCTGCTACTTTGCCTATCATTACCCTTATACCTACTCCACTCTTAAG ATGCACCTGTCCAAACTAGAGGCTTTGAGGACCCCTGAGATATACCTGAGACAGGATGTCCTGTGTAAAACTCTGGGGGGAAACAGCTGCCCCCTTCTCACTATCACTGCCATGCCAGAGTCCAACTCTAATGATCACATCTGTCAATTTA GGAATCGTCCATTGATCTTCCTGTCGGCCAGAGTGCACCCTGGAGAGACCAATGCCAGCTGGGTAATGAAGGGCACGCTGGAGTTCCTGATGAGCACCAGCCCACTGGCAGCCAGCCTGAGAGAGGCTTATATCTTCAAGATCATCCCCATGCTCAACCCTGATGGTGTTGTCAATGGAAA TCATCGTTGTTCTCTGAGTGGGGAAGATTTGAATCGCCAGTGGCAGAATCCAAATCCTGAGCTCCACCCCACCATCTACCACACTAAGAGCCTGCTGCAGTACCTTGCACACATACAAAGGGCGCCACTG gtGTTTTGCGACTACCACGGTCATTCCAGGAAAAAGAATGTATTCATGTATGGCTGCAGCGTGAAGGAGACAGTCTGGCAGTCCAATATCAGTGCTACGTCCAGTGACTTACAAGAGGACCTTGGATACAgg gcACTCCCTAAGATACTGTCCCAGATCGCCCCTGCCTTCAGCATGGCGAGCTGTAGTTTTGTTGTGGAGCGCTCCAAAGAGTCAACAGCCCGCGTTGTTGTATGGAGAGAGATAGGAGTACAATGCAGCTACACCATGGAGAGCACGCTCTGTGGTTGTGACCAGGGAAAATATAAG GGTCTTCAGATCGGCACCAGAGAGCTGGAGGAGATGGGAGCTCAGTTCTGTGTGGCCCTGCTGAGGCTGAAGAGGCTGACGGGGCTCCGCAATCACCAACACCTGCTGGATTTGGAGAGCGATATTATTGGGACACAGGCTAAAGTAGTCAG